The Arachis ipaensis cultivar K30076 chromosome B05, Araip1.1, whole genome shotgun sequence nucleotide sequence aatacaGGTAAACAATGAGAATACTAAATAATGGATATGTTGATTGTTCAACTGAATAGGTACGCAgatgattatgttcattatttttaattggattattatttcttttaattcgATTTACTCATGCACAGTTAACAATAGTTGAATGTTCAATTCATGTGCAaatagttattctaatattaaggtTTCGAAAGTAATTTAGTGTAgagtgtttttaaattttattaggaCAATTTTAGAGTCAATTATTCACATTATCTACAAAAGTGATTGTATAACTAACAAAGATCATTTATTTATTCTACCAGCGAATGCATTGTTCATGTCTTCATGAAACCTTAAAGCCAGTACCGAGTAGCCTAGCACAGCGTTTCAGTCCCACTATGGGTAGAAGAAGTGAAATTCGGACAGGAGGTCTAACAATTTTCAATTGTGATAAACTGATGATTTAAAACTGACAAATATTTTTAGAACatataaaagttttaaaattaaagttaaatagaTGCACGGTATATTTTGCACTGCCACATAATAAAATTCAAtagagtcaccaaaaaaataataaacttcaATAGAACAACTAAAGTTGCGAACAACGTACATAACAGGCTGCGTTTTTAAGTTCAATATTcagataataattaattaattaagaattttaattttaattttaagaatctgaattttaattttactttttttttaatctgtTGTTGGTGTTGTTACTATATACATTGTTCCCTTATACTTATGCAATTAAATGACTATATAAACAATAATGTATttgaaaagtaattattttactAAGATGACAATatataattgaatttaattttgatatagtcAGTGTAAAATAATTTCATGccatatcaataaaaataactacttttCACATTAACCATATAAATAATCATCTAAAATAATAGATGTGATTACACAACTATGTAAATTACACCgtcaatatatcaaaattaaaatctaTATAATTATATGTTTATGTAAAACTCTTACACCTCAAATTTTTAAGTTATTCAAtgtaaaaaaagaaattattagtTGTGCACATTATTTCCCTCGGTAAAGAAGTACCTTCAAGTTTCAAGCATTAAATATTAGGAAATGAAGACACAAAATGTTATCtataaagaaacagaaaaatgaaTAAATAGACAAGATTATTTATTCTCCAAATTAGTgtcccaaaatttttttaatcaaattcgtcttttaaaaattttaaattaatcatattaaaccttttaaaaattttaaattaatcatattaaaCCTTTTATCATCACTTCCGTTGCAAACGgcattagaatttattaatgtaaTATATTAGGTAACACTACAGCACACACTTCGTAGTCCTAATTGACGGTTAATATGGTAAATTTATGAAAATGAAGACAGAAAATATCTATCTCTTCTTTATCTCTGTTTTTTGTTTCAACATTAATATCTAGATGCAGACTTAATACCACAATTAGAAAATGTTAATACAAATATAGATAACATAAAGAGCCATAATGATAAAACTGAAAACGTAGCaataaacagaaataaataaattcaactGATAATGAGTCACCCCCTGccccaaaaaataaataaaacataaaaacgaGGGGAGGGGAGGGGAGGGGGTGGCTCAAGAATCAACAATATATACAGCTTTCGATACATGACTAAAAAGTAAAAAGTGATCCTATGATTCTATAATCTTGACATGAGTTTAATCAAAAAGCAAAACAAGTTGATTTTGTTAAAGTCAAAACCCAATAGAATTTATCCTACCTAGCAAGCCACTCATTTCCACGAGACATTATGTTTCCTACCCAGCAAAAAATCCAAAAGTTAAAGTATGAACCCACCCTATACCCAGCCCCTTAATACTCCTATTTTACCCCTGTAGAGTATTCCATTTCTTGTTATTCACATCCACCATATAGCACCCAAACATGCCTagtcaatttctttccattttcaatattttatattttcaagaTTTTAGAAACAGTGACAACAAGATTTAGTTGTTTTCACTATTTCTAGTTTTTCTttcacaaaattttgaaaatagagCACACTGAAAAGGAAAACATTCAATGCAAGCAGAAACCAATCAGGCCTAACATAAATATATTTACATGTCGCTAAACACCACACTCCACATCACTAAGATATACTAAGACTATGAGACTCCACCCAATACTCTCCTGAGATCAGATTTCTGCTCTGGAGTTAGCCTTGAAGGATACTTGACATCAAGCTTAATTCTCAAATTCCCCTTCTTCCCAGGTTCTTTCGATATGGGCATTCCTTCATTAGGGACAACAACCTCAGCACCAGGTTTAATAATATCTGTGAGTGGGATCATTAGACTCCTTCCATCCAAAGTTGTCAAGTCCAAAGTTTTACCTGTAAGAGCCTCCAAAAGTGATATCTCCTGGTGTATCACCAAGTCATTACCATCCCTTCTATATAGAATGTGTGGTTTCTCATCTATCACGAAAACAAGATCGGCTGGGATGACACTTGGCTCCTGGTTACCCTTCTCCGGGAAAGTAACCTTTGTTCCTTTTTTCCATCCAGGTTTTATCTCAATTGTCAAAATCTCCTCCACATTCCGGAACTTTCTGAAATAGAATTGCTTGTGTCAAAATAGCAAATATAGAAATCAACTCGACTAGGTGTAAAAGAACCACAgcagaatttttttttcttttctgaagacatgatcatgcaattagtatAACAAGGCAAAGTGTAAGATACTAGTACCAATGCAGCTAAACTAAACAGATAATACAAAGAATAAAGCAGAATATAGAGTATGATAGTAGATAATGCAGAAGGATAGATTAGAGAATACAGGAAGATGGAAAAGAGGCAGAGGGGCTGAATGATACATTGATGTCTCAATATCATTCTTGCCTCTGAAAATGACTAGTGGGATGTAGAAATATACGAAAAGGAAGATACAAGTTGCATTTGAGAGACTATTATCTCGTCTGGGTTTTGTTCGGCCTAATTTCTAAGCTAAATGACTCtaattctcttctctctcataCAATCtcatttctctctctcccccctccCCCCCTCTCTCTCTAACAACATGGCCATACACCACTCGCAGTATAAAGttaattttgatacataatcagaATATAGTAATTAACACTGTTCAACAAAAAGATACTAGTATTATGACTTTTGAAGAAGCTACTAagtcaaatatttttaataacaCGGCAGTACATAATTGGATAAAGGTATAAGACACTTTTCCACTAACAGCATCTCagaattaaattccaaaatttatACTCAtgcacatttttttatttaactgaAATTATCTTGACAACTACAAATTATATATGGTTCAATATTTCCCAAGACCAGTATAGAGCATGATACAGAACTCTAGAAGAGGTATCACAACTTGCGCCACAAACAGCATGAACATACTGCATGAGGGTCCACAATTATCAGTTTTTGAGAACAGATAAATAGGCTGTCTGTTACTTATGATATTGAATCCATAACCAACAGGGTGCACAAACAATCTTATCATTGCAGAAAAGACTATTAAAGACCTTAACCCatgtcattttatttatttataatctaAATCCTCAACTGAACTAATCTAGTTGTCATTCTCGTCATCCATTCAATGACAACCTCATAATGGGTTTCTATACTTAGCTGCATAACACCCATACCATCATGTTTATCTATTTCGACCCCTACTTTTCAGGTTTCTCAATCAAAATCTACAATAGTTATGTCAAAACAAATTTAATTTGAAGTAGACTTGTTACAAAAGGCAAATCATCTGTCAAGCAAACCAAATTTTATAGCAGGATgactattttctttctttcttttggttAAAAATTGCAGGATGACAAGTATACACACAGCATCATCACACCTATCACAAGAAGGAGATAACAATACATATAATTACAGGCAGTTTGGTtggatttccattttcatttCCAATTAACATGTTTCCATTAATGATTTCAGAAATAacactttctcttctcttttcctttcctgCTTTCAAAATTACTTTGATTTTCAACAATTCTTtgagagaaaaggacaaataggtccttgaccTTTTGATACGAGGACATTTAAGTCCTCAaggatttaaaaatatatttaagtccctgaccttttcAAAACCTAGACATCAATCCCTCATGTTCACCTGGGTCTGTCAGACCCAACAGAAAAATCAAACGTAACTCCCATTGTACTGACTTGGTTGATACGGATGCACATATGAGAGAGTTTTTAAAATGGTCTAAATTAGACCCAGGGATCAATATGTCTAGATTTTGAAGAGGTCcgagacttaaatgtatttttagaTCCTTAGGGACATAAATGTTCGTGGACCAAAAAGTCAGGGATCGATTTGTCTTTTTCTCATTCTTtgacataattttgaaaacagaaaacaaaatgaaagcaAAGTGGGATTTCTATAATCATTAATCAAAACATATCAACCAAAAGTAAAAAACGGTCAACAAGTTATCCCTGAGTAAGCATATGCAATGtgattttaaatattataaaaattccATATATATAAATTCCAAAAAAGAAGCAGGGTAAACATTTACCTTCCTAGAAAGCCAAGGCCACCAAAATCTTCAGATCAAGAAAATGAACATAAATTATCTAACGGAAGAATAACATGATTTAGATTTTTCCTAATGGCAAATATAAGAGAgatcaatttaatttaatttaaaattaataccaCTTTTAATAATGAAAGGAAATTTCCAGACAGAACAAGCAGAAAAGAATTTCTTAGCCAATTGCTGGTCTTAGAATGTCCAAATAGCCAGGGGAAATGCGAGTAATATCCTCAATATTATAAAAGACCAAAACTCATAATTGCTAGCAAATTTACTATTTAACATGCTCAACTCAGCTATGTTCAGATATATTCTTCAAATCAAGAGTTTGATATATTAATCATTTGATTCCACATCCTCAGAGGTGTGTCATTTTAAATTGTATCTTTCACAAGACTAGGTAACAGTGTAACAGTGGGGGATGCTGCAAATGTAGAGGCTAATAAAATTATTCTTGATATCCAAGTGGGGAAACAAAAGGTTCATCCTCTAAAGTGACCCCTAAAATGGAAGATTCAAAATCAAGATGCGTATGCAATGGATTCACAACAATATATGTTTGCCTTCAATGCATTATACAATTAAGTTCAGCCACACAAGTGCAAAGTGTACATTCCCTCTTAACTAAGTACAACTCATAAATGTCAAAGCTATATCCCACTAGCTACTGCCTTTTCCCCAAGTACACTGTCATTTTGGCACTATGAAGATCATAAGTATGAAGCACAACAAACTAACACTTCCAAGATCCGAAGATGTCAGCAAACACAACTAGGTTAAGTTACACTTGTGAATTATGAATGCCATCCATTTGTTTGAACACCAATTCAGTCTTTTAAGGAAGATTGTTATGTAAATTAGAAACAAAATAAGACAAAGCCATGAGATTAGtttatctaataaaaaaaattacttatacAATTGTTCTTCTTGGTTGAGAAAATTGATAACCTAATAACATTCACTGCAAAGATTAATTTTTCACATATTTAACTTTCATATGCATATCCCAACAATCCTGGGTGATTGATGCTTAACAATACCCTAAAGGTTCATTTCTTAAACCACATTATCCTGCATCAAATCTGAAATTGTTAACAAAAGCCACAAATCCATTTTATGCCTTAGAAATAGGGTAGATCAACCACTCTACTAGTAAAACATTCCACTACAAcagattaaaaaaaatgaaaggaaatgGAAATCATTTATTGTCAGAGACTAAAAAGACATCATTTCCTGTCTCCCTATGAATCAAGGATTCGACTTCAAGATCACTATTATGCAACTAGAAGTTTAAGTAGGGAAACTAGAACTCTCTCATAGGACCTTATAGATAGAGTAGGTGGAAATTTGAAATATAGAATAAATTATGTATTTCAATTTCACTCTACCTTGAAAGTTAGTATAATTTGGTCTGCATTTTCCCCCTCACCCACACAACCAACCACACCTTTGCCGCCTATTTAGTTCAAAACAGCATATAGCATTGTTTGACTAAAAAAAGAAGAGGCTCTATTAGAATAACTAATTAAATTGTCAGACATATATGATTGCATTTGCATACACATCTTCAAAAACGAAGAgacaatttaaaataaaagagaGCAGAAAGCAAATGTAACTATCTATCTGCTTCTGATGATTATTTTCTTATTCCGTCGTTTGTTTTTTCTTCAAATTTCATAAACTAAAAAAGCACTCCATAAAATAAATGTACTTCTCTTATTTAAAAATAGCACAATCAGACGCACCTAAGTATCAAACAGTTAAGATTAAGAGAAGAAGCCCAAACATTTTAAAGACGCTACTATGTTACGTTACGGTTAGGGTTAGGGTTCGAAACTGGTTCATATTTACCCAAAAGTATCACAGACTGTTCTGGagatcttcatcttcttcttgattCCCTTGTATAGTTCCTCCAAGCTACACGGCAGCACGTTCTCGACAGCAGCAGCCTTCCTCGGCGCCCCGGCGAACCCATTCGACGTCTTAAAGAACGCATCCCTCCGCGCGCCACCACCTCCCCTCGCCCCACTGCTGCCCACGTCACCCCCTTCGCTGCCGAAGATCTCGGCGTAAATGTCGTCAGCATCGCGGGGATTAAACCGAAAGGATGACGACGACGTGCCAGGGTTCTGGCGCTGGTGGTGTTGGTGTGCGCTGCCGTTCTGATAAGGGcgcgaagaagaggaagaagaatagtAGGAAGAtgatgacgacgacgacgacggcgGAGGCGGGGGGAACTGACCGGACTTGAGAGCCTCCTCGCCGTAGAGATCGTAGATCTGACGCTTCTGAGGGTCGCTGAGAACATCGTATGCTTCGGAGATACGTTTGAATTTGGCCTCAGCTTCGGACTTGTTGAGGGGGTTCTTGTCGGGGTGCCAGATCATTGCGAGTCTCTTGTACGCTTTCTTCAGGTCCTCGTCACTCGCGTTTCGGTTCACTTTCAAAATGTTGTAGTAATCCATGCCCATTCGCTCTTCTTCTTcgtcgtcctcctcctcctcttcttgttctcttTGTCTCTCTCACACTCACTCCCTCCCTCACATGCAATCAAAATTTTCAggctctttatttttttttcccccCTTTTTCTTTGGAATGGGTAGTTACGGTGACGGTGGTGGTCTGGATCTGATGGTTACGAGTGAGGGTAACGGAAAAAGGCGTTCTTTTTGGTGGGTTTAAATCCGACGGTTAGGAGTTGGGGAGCACGATGAAGATTGTGATGGATGATTACTGGGACGGGAAGTCGGAAATCGAAATTTTATGTGGGTCCCCTCACCCATAATGACCTTACACGGAtttatctctctctcttttaCCCTAAGATCTGTTCTATATTCCATAACACAAAATTTAGGGAACTAACTAGAGGTTAGCTAACTTAGAGGTTAGCTAACTCTGTcaatgtcaattttttttttttaattttgattttaaaatttaaaagagtaaatttttATAATGGTCTTGGATATTTAGGTCGTTATCTAATGTGGTCTTTAAGAATCTAATTGCACTATTGTAATTCTCTAAATACAACTTCGGATATCATAATAATTCCTAGATATCTTTCCAGTAATGAGTCATCATCGAAATGCTGACGTGGTCTCATTTTACTAGGTTGAATGGTGCCAATGGCTAGTTGAGCTGGCACAATTTCAATTTATACTCAATGTGGTCCTCCCTTTATATTTAACCCTAAATTTCCAAATCTTCAGtaaattaatttcttcttcttcttcatctttctcttctcattcttcttcttgttgtttttGGAGCCGAAAGTTAATATCCATGATGGGTGGTGGGAGCACTGATGCTGGAAGCTCTATTCATTCACCGTCAAATGACCATTGAATGAGAACGCAAAGTAGGAGCAGAAGATCGGGAGTACCGGAATATAAGCAGGATATTCAAAAGGTTGAACTAACCATGTAGCGTTTCAAGCCTATTCGGGTATAATGCCttgtggaaaaaaaaaaagaaaggaggcACATAAGATTGAAGACCCTGTCCCATAAATGATGATATTTACATGATGATCCATACTTGTatgttctttttttattttttttgaaatcacCTCCATAATGAAACATAATATTCAACATCTCTtttatctgaaaaaaaaaatcaaaaatcatTACTTAACAATCACCATAAACACAAATAGATTTTTCTATCTTATTTACATTATTAactattcaataaaaaaataataaaaagaataatatatgtacacaaatagatttttttttatcttatttacaCTAACTATTTGCAGGATATAGTCACTTTATTTAGTATAGGGCCAATAGAATCAAATGTTAGAGTTCTGTAAAAATTCGGGCATTGAAATCAAGCAATATCTTCCACAGAACAAAACACGCGAAGAATGGATCGAGCATTTTGGTTTCAAGTAGCAAAATTTTAAAGACACAGAATAAATTTTATCCCAAAAGAATATTGACTCCTCGACAGGGAATTTTTAATTGAACAATAAGAAATGTAGGTAAACCCTCCACTAGTTATAACTGCCTAAACCCAAATCAACCAAATGTAAATTTGATAAACCTTTGTTAACGATGAATGTTGTCCACTCAAAGAAGAGACAATAATACAATACCATAATCAAACAGAGCATCCTCATGAAACCCCAACCTAATCAAACCCTAGAactataataacaaaaaaagacaGATAACACTAACCACACTCACAACACAAGCATAAAGAAAAATCTTACAAAAAaggaataaataaaaatttacctTTACTAACAGCAAAACCTCTTGTTTATAATTTTAATGTCTTTTAGATGCAAGAATTTTAACCTCACTAACAGGACCCTACGGTAGCGACATTGATGAAGAtaggaggaagaaaaagaagaaaaagaagaagacagacTGTGGAAGTGAAAAAGATGAGTGAAGGGAGAGTGATCAAACTCgtttaacatttttattttgactAGAACGACGAC carries:
- the LOC107643891 gene encoding dnaJ homolog subfamily B member 1 translates to MGMDYYNILKVNRNASDEDLKKAYKRLAMIWHPDKNPLNKSEAEAKFKRISEAYDVLSDPQKRQIYDLYGEEALKSGQFPPPPPSSSSSSSSYYSSSSSSRPYQNGSAHQHHQRQNPGTSSSSFRFNPRDADDIYAEIFGSEGGDVGSSGARGGGGARRDAFFKTSNGFAGAPRKAAAVENVLPCSLEELYKGIKKKMKISRTVCDTFGKFRNVEEILTIEIKPGWKKGTKVTFPEKGNQEPSVIPADLVFVIDEKPHILYRRDGNDLVIHQEISLLEALTGKTLDLTTLDGRSLMIPLTDIIKPGAEVVVPNEGMPISKEPGKKGNLRIKLDVKYPSRLTPEQKSDLRRVLGGVS